ACTACGAGCGCTGGCTCGCCCGCAACCCCGACGCCCGCCCGTGGATCCGTACGGCGACCTGGCAGGTGCCGCTGAACTGGTTCGTGCTGGTCTCCGACGAGGAGCGGCACTACGAGAAGGGCACCGCGGAGGTGCCGCCCCTGCTGCGCTACCGCACGCCCATGGTGCAGGCCCGGCGGCGGGTGGCGCGGGCGCTGCGCACGCTGAGGGACACCGTCGAGGAGAGCCCGCTGATCGACGGTCTCGTGGACGTCGGCCGCTGGCTGGAGGAGTTCCATCCGCGTTCGCTGGTGGAGCTGGACTACGGCGGCCTGGTGTATGTGCTGCCGGCCGGCGAGCTGGAGGGCGACCACTCGGCGGCGGACGTGGCCGACGGCATCGAGGCGCTGCGCCGGGGCGACGGGACGGCGGCCGGCGAGGCCTATGTGCGGCTCGTGGAGCGGTGGCGGGCGGTCCGGGACCGGCGCTCGGCGAACTGAAGTTCCAGACACGCCGGGATCGTGACGTACGTCACGGCTCAAATGGCCCCCAACGGCGTACGGTCTAGGCCACTTGACCCTGTGACGGGACGATGGTCCCGATCTGGACTTTTGTCTCAAGGGTGATGGACGGCACTTACGCGGCCCTTGCGCCTCTTGCCGCCCCTCATGCCAAAATAGGACAAGGAGTCCGGGGAGGACTCCTTCCGTCCAACTATGCTCCACTGCGGGCGGAATCTCGGCATTGCGCGCTTTGGGGGGTCTCGTGGCTCCTGATCGTCCTGTGACTGATCGTCACAGTGGCGTGACTGTCCGCTATGGCATGGTCCATCGGCATCCGTCGCTGATGAACACCTGGGAGGGCAATTCCATCGGTTTGGCCGACGCGGCTGGACAGATGGTGTAGTTGTAGTGCCGAGGACAAGCCGTTCGTCCTATAACCGACTCGACTCGCGTCCGCCATTTCGGGCAACGCGGGTCAAGGTGCAGAATTTAGAGGAAAGAACCGAGAAGGTTCGGTTCTCCCGAGGAGGCCGCTCATGACCGCTCGCACCCCTGATGCCGAGCCGCTGCTGACCCCGGCTGAGGTCGCCACGATGTTCCGCGTCGACCCCAAGACGGTCACGCGGTGGGCGAAGGCCGGCAAGCTCACTTCCATCCGCACGCTCGGCGGGCACCGCCGCTACCGCGAGGCCGAGGTCCGCGCCCTGCTGGCGGGCATCCCGCAGCAGCGCAGCGAGGCCTGAACAACTCCATATCCGGGCAAGACGGCTGGTCCCCCAACCCGCCGAGGCGCCCGAATCCCTAGCTCCAAGCGACGCGGGACCTGCCCCAACAGGGCCCACGCCCAGCCGAAGAGAACGTTGTTGGCAGCGACACAGGGTGCGTCGTAGATCGCGCTGGACTCCGCCGGGTCCAGCGCGATCTTTTTTGTGCGCTGGCGGGGGCATGGCCGGCGCTCTGTGAGCGGCCTTGTCGGAGTCTGGGCAGGGCTGTCGGAACCGCTGTGCGTGACCCCTGAGGCTGGTGCAATTGCACATATTAAATTGACCTGTTGTAGGACAGGGGTAAGTACCGCCCTTCCGAAAAGTCATGCGGTGACTCCCGTCACATGCCCCGGCGGTTGTTGCCGGCGGCATGTGTGCGCTAGTGGAGCGACCGGTTCCAGTGACCCACGCCTGCTGGGGTGTTGGGGCCGGCGTCGGTCACGCGGTGCGGGGACTGTTGTCCTCGGCTTCCTCGTCGCCCGCCTCGGGGCCCAGGGGGCCGGCATCCATCGCCAGCCGCAGCAGGTGATGGCAGACGGCGCAGTGGCGGGTGAGATGCCGATAGGACGAGGCGGCCGCCAGATGGGCCCTCAGCAGCGCCCGCGTCTCGTGCCTGGCCGATGCCGCCATACGTCACCTCCGCGGACCGCACAGGGGAACGGGCCCTGGTCCCTGGGTACCGGTGGAATGTGACGTCGTCAAGGGAGCCGACGCCCGCCGAGGGAGCGAAGGGCGGGCCCGCCAGGGATTCTCCATGGCGCCGGGAACAGAAGAAGGGCCCCACATGGGGGCCCTTCACTATGCGGTCCTGACGGGATTTGAACCCGCGGCCTCCACCTTGACAGGGTGGCGAGCACTCCAAACTGCTCCACAGGACCAGGTTTCGCGGCGCTTCGCTCGTGCACTGCGCTGCGAGAAGAGACTGTACAGGAGGTGAGCCCGCCTGGTCGAACTCACCCTCTGTACGCGGACGGTTACGGCACCGCCGCGTCGATCGCCTTCACGATCCGCTTGTCGGAGACGGGGTAGGCGGTGCCGAGGGCATGGGCGAAGTAGCTGACCCTCAGCTCCTCGATCATCCAGCGGATGTCCAGGACCGAGGACGGGACCGGCCGGCCCTGGGGGAGCTGTTCCAGGAGCCAGGCGTACTCGTCCTGCATCTCGTGGACCTTCTCCATGCGCGTGGTGTCCCGCTGGACGCCCGTCGGCATCTGCTGCAGACGCCGGTCCGCGGCCACCAGATAGCGCATCAGGTCGGGCAGGCGGCGTATGCCCGCCCAGGTGACGAATCCCGGCTTCACCAGGGCGTCCAGCTGCTTGCGTACGTCCGTCAGGTTCGCCAGCAGCGCGGGGCTGCGCACGGCCTTCAGACGGCGTTCACAGGCCTGCCAGGCCGCGAGGACCTGCTGCACCTGGGCGACCGCGCGGACCGTCGTGTCGACGATCTCCGCGCGCACCTTGTCGTACAGCTTCCGGTACGACTCCTCGTCCCACACCGGCCCGCCGAAGTCCCCGATCAGCTTGTCCGCCGCCGCCATCGCGCAGTCGTCGAACAGGGCCTGGACCGAGCCGTGCGGGTTGGCGGAGAGGGCGAGCTTCTGGGCGTTCGTCAGCTTCTCGGACGCGAACTTCGCCGGGTTCACCGGGATGTTCCGCAGGATCAGCCGCCGGGTGCCCTTCCACATGGCCTCGGCCTGCTCGGCCTCCGTGTCGAAGAGGCGGACCGAGACCGTGTCGCCGTCGTCCACCAGCGCCGGGTACGCCTTGACCGGCTGGCCGGCCCGGCGGGTCTCGAAGACCCGGGTGAGCGTGCCGATCGTCCAGTCGGTCAGGCCCGAGCGCTCCAGGGACTCCCCGCCCTCGCGGGAGGCGGTCGCTGCCGCCGCCTGCGACAGGGCCTTGCGGGCCTTCGGCTTCAGCGTGAGCTTCAGCGCCTGAAGGTCCTTGTCCTCGGCCAGCTTCCGCCGCCGCTCGTCGACGATCCGGAAGGTGATCTTGAGGTGGTCGGGGACCTTGGACCAGTCGAAGTCGTCGGCCTCGAAGGGGACGCCGACCATCCGCTTCAGCTCGCGCGCCATCGTCACCGTCAGCGGCTCCTGCAGGGGCACCGCCTTGTCCAGGAACGCCTTCGCGTAGTTCGGCGCGGGTACGTAGTGACGGCGGACGGGCTTGGGGAGGGAACGGATCAGCTCCGTCACCACCTCCGCACGCAGGCCCGGGATCTGCCAGTCGAAGCCCTCGTCCGTGACCTGGTTGAGGACCTGGAGCGGGATGTGGACCGTCACGCCGTCGGCGTCCGCGCCCGGCTCGAACTGGTACGTCACCCGGAACTTCAGCTGCCCCTGCCGCCAGGAGTCCGGATAGTCGGCCTTGGTGACCGCCTCCGCCGACTCCCGGATGAGCATCTCCCGCTCGAAGTCCAGGAAGTCCGGCTGCTCGTGCCGCTTGTGCTTCCACCAGGAGTCGAAGTGCGCCCCGGACACGACGTGCTCGGGCACCCGCTGGTCGTAGAAGTCGAACAGCGTCTCGTCGTCGACCACGATGTCCCGGCGCCGCGCGCGGTGCTCCAACTCCTCGACCTCGCTGAGGAGTTTGCGGTTGTCGGCGAAGAACTTGTGGTGCGTGCGCCAGTCGCCCTCGACCAGCGCGTTGCGGATGAAAAGCTCGCGGCTCGTCTCCGGGTCGATCCGGCCGTAGTTCACCTTGCGCTGGGCGACGATCGGGACGCCGTACAGCGTGACCTTCTCGTACGCCATCACGGCCGCCTGGTCCTTCTCCCAGTGCGGTTCGCTGTACGTCCGCTTCAGCAGGTGCCCGGCGAGCGGCTCGACCCACTCCGGCTCGATCCTGGCGTTGACCCGCGCCCAGAGCCTGGAGGTTTCCACCAGCTCGGCCGACATCACGAACTTGGGCTGCTTCTTGAACAGCGCCGAGCCCGGGAAGATCGCGAACTTGGCGTTGCGGGCGCCCAGGTACTCGTTCTTGTTGCCCTCCCGTACGTCCTTCATCCCGATGTGGGAGAGCAGGCCGGCCAGGAGCGAGACGTGGACGCGGTCGGCGGGGGCGTCCTCCTCGCTGAGGTGGATGCCCATCTGCTTGGCGACCGTGCGCAGCTGGGTGTAGATGTCCTGCCATTCGCGAATGCGCAGGAAGTTCAGGTACTCCTGCTTGCACATCCGGCGGAAGGAGCTGGAGCCCCGCTCCTTCTGCTGCTCGCGGATGTACCGCCACAGGTTGAGGTAGGCGAGGAAGTCGCTGGTCTCGTCCTTGAAGCGGGCGTGCTGCTGGTCGGCCTGGGTCTGCTTGTCGGCCGGGCGCTCGCGCGGGTCCTGGATGGACAGCGCTGCGGCGATGACCATGACCTCGCGGACACAGTCGTTCCGGTCCGCCTCCAGGACCATCCGGGCCAGGCGCGGGTCGACGGGCAGCTGGGCCAGCTTGCGGCCGGTGTCGGTGAGCCGCTTGCGGGGGTCCTTCTGGGCGGGGTCCAGCGCGTGCAGCTCCTGCAGCAGCTGTACGCCGTCGCGGATGTTGCGGTGGTCCGGCGGGTCGATGAAGGGGAACTTCTCGATGTCGCCGAGGCCGGCGGCGGTCATCTGGAGGATGACGGAGGCCAGGTTCGTACGCAGGATCTCGGCGTCCGTGAACTCCGGCCGGGCGAGGAAGTCGTCCTCGCTGTACAGCCGGATGCAGATGCCGTCGGACGTACGACCGCAACGGCCCTTGCGCTGGTTGGCGCTGGCCTGGGAGATCGGCTCGATGGGCAGCCGCTGGACCTTGGTGCGGTGGCTGTAGCGGCTGATCCGGGCGAAGCCGGGGTCGATGACGTACTTGATCCCGGGGACGGTGAGGGACGTCTCGGCGACGTTGGTCGCCAGAACGATCCTGCGCCCGGTGTGCGGCTGGAAGACCCGGTGCTGCTCGGCGTGCGAGAGCCGGGCGTACAGGGGCAGGATCTCGGTGAACCTGTACTTCTTCCGCTCCAGCGCGTCGGCGGTGTCCCGGATCTCCCGCTCGCCGGAGAGGAAGACGAGGATGTCGCCCTGGCCCTCGCCCTGGAGCTCCTCGACGGCGTCGATGATGGCGGTGATCTGGTCCCGGTCGGCGTCCTCGGCGTCCTCCTCCAGCAGCGGCCGGTAGCGGACCTCGACGGGGTATGTCCGCCCGCTGACCTCGATGATCGGGGCCTCGCCGAAGTGCCGGGAGAAGCGCTCGGGGTCGATGGTCGCGGAGGTGATGACGACCTTGAGGTCCGGCCGCTTCGGCAGCAGCTGGGCGAGGTACCCGAGCAGGAAGTCGATGTTCAGCGACCGCTCATGGGCCTCGTCGATGATGATCGTGTCGTAGGCGCGCAGCTCACGGTCGGTCTGGATCTCGGCGAGCAGGATGCCGTCCGTCATCAGCTTGATGAAGGTGGCGTCCGGGTTCACCTGGTCGGTGAACCGCACTTTCCAGCCGACGGCCTCGCCGAGGGGCGTCCTCAGCTCCTCCGCCACCCGCTCGGCGACGGTCCGGGCGGCGATACGCCGGGGCTGCGTGTGCCCGATCATGCCGCGTACGCCACGCCCGAGCTCCATACAGATCTTCGGGATCTGCGTGGTCTTGCCGGAACCGGTCTCACCGGCGACGATGACGACCTGGTGATCGCGGATGGCCGCCGCGATCACATCCTTCTTCTGGCTGACCGGCAGCTGCTCGGGGTAGGTGACGGCGGGCACACGGGCACGCCGCTCACCGATCCGTGCCTCGGCCTTGCCGATCTCGCCCTCGATCTCGGCGAGGACGGCGGCGCGGGCCTCCGGCGTACGGATCTTGCGCGCGCCCTCGAGCCGTCGGCCGAGCCGGTGCGCGTCGCGCAGCGACAATTCGGTCAGGCGGGGAGCGAGGGTGCCGAGGACGGGGGCGGGATGCGTAGACATACGCGATCCAGGATCTCACCCCGCCCGAAAAACACGCGAACGATTTGACCGCGCTGTCTAGGGAGTGCGCTGGGGCGGAGGTGTGGCGCTCTGCGCAGCGACCTGCTGACCCAGCGCGATCGACTTCGCCGTGTTGGAGACGGCCTTGATGCCCAGGTAGGCGGTGGTCATGCTGCTCACGGCGGTGAACGCGGCGGTCAGGATGCCGACGATCACGGACTTGTCCCCGTCGAGCCGCCAGACGCCGAAGATCGCGACCCCGGCGATCGCGAGATTGCTGACGACGACCGCGAGCAGCCCGTATCGCGCCCGGTTCTTCTCCAGCTCGGTGTCCCCCACCACTGCCTCCCCCAGTCCCTGAGACGACGAAAGCCCCGTTCGCTGAACGGGGCTTTCTGGCTGTGGCTGGGGCCGGGGTCGAACCGGCGACCTTCCGCTTTTCAGGCGGACGCTCGTACCAACTGAGCTACCCAGCCACGAGGTTTCACGTGAAACCTCAGCGGTCCTGACGGGATTTGAACCCGCGGCCTCCACCTTGACAGGGTGGCGAGCACTCCAAACTGCTCCACAGGACCAAGCGTGCGTGCAACAGTGTCGCACACGGTATTGCGTGCCCCCAACGGGATTCGAACCCGTGCTACCGCCTTGAAAGGGCGGCGTCCTAGGCCGCTAGACGATGAGGGCTATCGGCCCGCCTGGGCGCTTCTCAGCGCGTCGGGGACGTGAGAAGCATATGGGATGGCGGGGAGTATCGCCAAAACGGTTTACGGCGAGGGGGTCGACGAGGTGGAGGGGGAGGGGGACGAGGCGCCCGGGGAAGGCGCGGTCTTCGGTCGGTTCTCGTCCGCCAGATGGCGGCTGACCTCGGCCGTCGTCTCGCCGAGTCCGCCCAGTTTGATCGCGTCCCAGGCCTGGAGGCGGTGGTTGCCGCGGCCGAGGTAGAGGATCGACGCCTCGATCGGGGCGGGGTACTCGCGCTCCACCGCCCGCAGCCCGCTTCCGCCCGTGGAGCCCTCCATGCGCAGCCGGGTGCCGTAGGGCAGCAGTTCGTCCCCTTCGTGGTGCAGATGGCCGCACAGCACCAGTGGCACCTCGCCGTCCGTCTCGCGGGCCGCGACCGGCTCGTGGGCGACGGCGATGTCGACCGGGGCGTGCCGGGCCTTCTGGTCGCGCAGGGCGCTGGCCAGCCGGTCGCCCGCCAGCCGCTCGGCCGCGTCGCCTCCGGGCGCCACCGAGCGGTCGGGGGTGAACTGCGGGTCGCCGATGCCGGCGAAGCGCAGGCCGGCGACCGTCTGGGCCCGGCCGTCGTCCAGGACGTGCACGTTCTTCATCCGCTCCAGATAGCGCTGGGTGGTCCGGGAGTCGTGGTTGCCCCGCACCCAGACGTACGGCACCCCCAGGTCCCGGATCGGGTCCAGGAAGCCGTTCTCGGCCGCTATGCCGTGGTCCATCGTATCGCCGGAGTCGACGATCACGTTCACCTTGTACTGCTCCACCAGCGAGGCGATGATCTTCCAGCTCGCCGGGTTGAGGTGGATGTCCGAGACGTGCAGGACCCGGATGGTGGAGGGGTCCGGCTGGTAGGCCGGGAGCGTGGAGGTGACGTCGTAGAGCTTCGTCACATTGGTCACCAGGCGGGCCAGTTCCTTCTGGTAGACGTCGAAGTCGGTGACGATGCTGCGCGCGTTGCCGACCACCGCCGGCGCCGAGCTGAGCAGGCCGGAGAACTTCGGTTCCAGGACCGACTTCGGGTTCCAGGTGGCGTACGCGCTCGCCCCTGACGCCGCCAGCAGCGTCAGGGCGAGGCCGCCGGCGGTCAGAGCCCGGCGGGGGCTGCGGTAGACGGCGAGGCCGAGGGTCGTGGCTCCGGCGACGACGGCGGCACAGGAGCGTACGGCCAGGTCCAGGGTGCCGTGCTCGACATCCTTGGCGACCTCGGTCTGGAGGCCGGAGATCCGCTCCGGGTGGTCGACCAGGGCCTGGGAGCGGAGCGGGTCGAGCTGGTCGACGTTCACGTCCAGGCGGACGGGGGCCACATGGCTGTCCAGGGTGAGCGCGCCCAGCGGCGAGATGTTGATCTTCGTGCCGCCGCTGAGGGAGGGGCGCAGTGCCATCGTCGTGTTCATGGGCCCGACCGGGGCCCGTACGTTTCCGACGATCAGCAGGCCCAGCCAGGCGCCGACCAGCACGACGGCCGTGAGGCCGAGGGCCTGGAGCCAGGGGCGGGGCCGGGCGGCGAGTTCCGGGGTGGCCGGTTGCGGGGCGGGGAGCGGGCGGATGGCGCGGCGGGCGGTGCGCGGACGGCTCGTCGTGCTGCGCAGGCGGTTCGTCGTGGTGCGCAGACGGCTCGTCAGCGTGCGGAGGGCTGCGACGGGGACGCGGACCATTGGTGCCGTATGCCCAAGTCCGGGGGTGGATATGCGGTGCCGCACCGCTCTCGTACGGGTCGTACGGGGCCCCTGTACCGGACAATGACCGTGTGCTGGAGATGACGCGCGAGGAGTTCGAGGAGCTGGTCGCCGAGGCGCTCGACCGGATCCCGCCGGAGCTGACGCGGCTCATGGACAACGTGGCGGTGTTCGTGGAGGACGAACCGCCCGCCGACGACCCCGAGCTGCTCGGCCTGTACGAGGGCACGCCCCTGACCGACCGGGGCGAGTGGTACGCGGGCGTGCTGCCGGACCGGATCACCATCTACCGCGGGCCGACGCTGAGACTGTGCGACAGCCGCGCCGACGTCGTCGCGGAGACCGAGGTGACCGTGGTCCACGAGATCGCCCACCACTTCGGCATCGACGACGCCCGGTTGCACGGGCTCGGGTACGGGTGAGGGGCCGCGCCGAGACGGACGCCCGGGCGGGGGCGGCTGGGTGGAGCCCGCGAGTGGCCGGGTTGCCGGGTTGGCTGGGCGCCGGTGGAGCTGTGGCCAGGCGGTGGCCCAGTGCGCACGCTGGGCGCCGGTGTGCGTGCGGCTGGGTGGCGTGCGGCTAGGCGCCGGTACGCGGGCGGCTGTGGCTGGGCGGGGTGGGCCCGTGTGGCTCGGCCGGGGTGTGGGCGGAGCGGTGTGAGGTGTGTGGTTGGGGTGTGGGGGCTGTTCAGGTAGGTGTCGATGGCGGCGGGGCGCGTGTCTTCTTGTGGGCGGGGGGAGTTGGGGAGGTTGACTTCTTTCCTTGCCTACGGAGGTGGCCGCCGTGCGCCCCTTGTCCGTACCCGTCCGGCTCACCGTCACGGTGCTGGCCCTCGCCGCTGCCGCCGGTTGTGTGAACGTGGGTGACGACGCGGGCCCGGCCAGGCCCTCGCACTCGGCGGGGCAGCGCGGCGGCGAGGCGCCCGACGGCGGCCCGTTCCACGGCGCCGGCAGCCTCGGCGGTCACGACGGCAGGGCGGACGGCAAACACGAGCACGACCGCAAGGCGAAGCGGGGCGAGGAGTCGCCCTCCGCGTCGGCCACCCCGTCCGGCGCGGCCAGCGCGCCCGCGGCCCCGGCGAACCCCGGCAGGCCCGGGCGGACCGTCGACCCCGGGAACCCCGGCCCGACCGAGGTCCCGCCGCCCCCGCCGACCACCTCCGCCCCGCCCGAGCCGCCGGCCTCCACCCCGCCCCCGGCGACCTCGGCGCCCCCGTCGGCCGAGCCGTCCTCCTCGGCGCACGCGGAGACCGGACCGCAGCTGGTCCAGCGCGAGCCGGCGCCCACGGCCGGGATGCCGGCGTGACCGGCCCGCATCCTGGAGCCGACCTGCGGTTATGAGTCTCGGTTTGCCTTCAGGGGTGGTGGGTGCGTATGGTGGTAGATCGTTTGATCCCATTTGCCCGGCGCCACCACAGAGCGCGCCGTGTGGCGCGTACTCTCCCTTGCCGTGGCGGACCGCATTGAGGCGGTCGTGAGCGAATCACGGAGTTGACGGGCGCGTGCCGACGAGACTCCGGAAGGTTTCGCATTCGCATGTCCGTGTCCAGTACTGATCAGTTCGTCGTGTCCGAGAACGAGTTCAACGAGCTCAGCGAGCTC
Above is a genomic segment from Streptomyces fodineus containing:
- the bldC gene encoding developmental transcriptional regulator BldC: MTARTPDAEPLLTPAEVATMFRVDPKTVTRWAKAGKLTSIRTLGGHRRYREAEVRALLAGIPQQRSEA
- a CDS encoding DUF6274 family protein is translated as MAASARHETRALLRAHLAAASSYRHLTRHCAVCHHLLRLAMDAGPLGPEAGDEEAEDNSPRTA
- the hrpA gene encoding ATP-dependent RNA helicase HrpA: MSTHPAPVLGTLAPRLTELSLRDAHRLGRRLEGARKIRTPEARAAVLAEIEGEIGKAEARIGERRARVPAVTYPEQLPVSQKKDVIAAAIRDHQVVIVAGETGSGKTTQIPKICMELGRGVRGMIGHTQPRRIAARTVAERVAEELRTPLGEAVGWKVRFTDQVNPDATFIKLMTDGILLAEIQTDRELRAYDTIIIDEAHERSLNIDFLLGYLAQLLPKRPDLKVVITSATIDPERFSRHFGEAPIIEVSGRTYPVEVRYRPLLEEDAEDADRDQITAIIDAVEELQGEGQGDILVFLSGEREIRDTADALERKKYRFTEILPLYARLSHAEQHRVFQPHTGRRIVLATNVAETSLTVPGIKYVIDPGFARISRYSHRTKVQRLPIEPISQASANQRKGRCGRTSDGICIRLYSEDDFLARPEFTDAEILRTNLASVILQMTAAGLGDIEKFPFIDPPDHRNIRDGVQLLQELHALDPAQKDPRKRLTDTGRKLAQLPVDPRLARMVLEADRNDCVREVMVIAAALSIQDPRERPADKQTQADQQHARFKDETSDFLAYLNLWRYIREQQKERGSSSFRRMCKQEYLNFLRIREWQDIYTQLRTVAKQMGIHLSEEDAPADRVHVSLLAGLLSHIGMKDVREGNKNEYLGARNAKFAIFPGSALFKKQPKFVMSAELVETSRLWARVNARIEPEWVEPLAGHLLKRTYSEPHWEKDQAAVMAYEKVTLYGVPIVAQRKVNYGRIDPETSRELFIRNALVEGDWRTHHKFFADNRKLLSEVEELEHRARRRDIVVDDETLFDFYDQRVPEHVVSGAHFDSWWKHKRHEQPDFLDFEREMLIRESAEAVTKADYPDSWRQGQLKFRVTYQFEPGADADGVTVHIPLQVLNQVTDEGFDWQIPGLRAEVVTELIRSLPKPVRRHYVPAPNYAKAFLDKAVPLQEPLTVTMARELKRMVGVPFEADDFDWSKVPDHLKITFRIVDERRRKLAEDKDLQALKLTLKPKARKALSQAAAATASREGGESLERSGLTDWTIGTLTRVFETRRAGQPVKAYPALVDDGDTVSVRLFDTEAEQAEAMWKGTRRLILRNIPVNPAKFASEKLTNAQKLALSANPHGSVQALFDDCAMAAADKLIGDFGGPVWDEESYRKLYDKVRAEIVDTTVRAVAQVQQVLAAWQACERRLKAVRSPALLANLTDVRKQLDALVKPGFVTWAGIRRLPDLMRYLVAADRRLQQMPTGVQRDTTRMEKVHEMQDEYAWLLEQLPQGRPVPSSVLDIRWMIEELRVSYFAHALGTAYPVSDKRIVKAIDAAVP
- a CDS encoding metallophosphoesterase family protein, whose amino-acid sequence is MVRVPVAALRTLTSRLRTTTNRLRSTTSRPRTARRAIRPLPAPQPATPELAARPRPWLQALGLTAVVLVGAWLGLLIVGNVRAPVGPMNTTMALRPSLSGGTKINISPLGALTLDSHVAPVRLDVNVDQLDPLRSQALVDHPERISGLQTEVAKDVEHGTLDLAVRSCAAVVAGATTLGLAVYRSPRRALTAGGLALTLLAASGASAYATWNPKSVLEPKFSGLLSSAPAVVGNARSIVTDFDVYQKELARLVTNVTKLYDVTSTLPAYQPDPSTIRVLHVSDIHLNPASWKIIASLVEQYKVNVIVDSGDTMDHGIAAENGFLDPIRDLGVPYVWVRGNHDSRTTQRYLERMKNVHVLDDGRAQTVAGLRFAGIGDPQFTPDRSVAPGGDAAERLAGDRLASALRDQKARHAPVDIAVAHEPVAARETDGEVPLVLCGHLHHEGDELLPYGTRLRMEGSTGGSGLRAVEREYPAPIEASILYLGRGNHRLQAWDAIKLGGLGETTAEVSRHLADENRPKTAPSPGASSPSPSTSSTPSP
- a CDS encoding metallopeptidase family protein, with the protein product MLEMTREEFEELVAEALDRIPPELTRLMDNVAVFVEDEPPADDPELLGLYEGTPLTDRGEWYAGVLPDRITIYRGPTLRLCDSRADVVAETEVTVVHEIAHHFGIDDARLHGLGYG